A single region of the Salvia miltiorrhiza cultivar Shanhuang (shh) chromosome 8, IMPLAD_Smil_shh, whole genome shotgun sequence genome encodes:
- the LOC130999442 gene encoding putative pentatricopeptide repeat-containing protein At1g12700, mitochondrial — MRSNHAAMFLPRILSNSSSKFSTFSIASSHCQSFLVKPRFNFDNVSCQMRHFSAYPRFDFGSIRKPDDAVALFREMVRTQPLPYVSVFSKLLSTVVKMKQYSLALHLFDEMLQRNAPVNHYTLSIGIDCYCRLKRPDFGFAILGIFFKRGYEPTVVTFNILVKGLLFVERIPEAAKLLGKLSAYQLCEPDDYTYNTIINGLCKAGDILQAIDLLCSLEKGKGSCKPDVYAYNIVIDGLCKEGKVDEALQLFSTLGDKGISPDVVTYNSIIEGLCNRRRMDEAEDVLKKMSADKVYPDVWTCNIFVDAWCRDGKVEEAEHMLVSMKEIDVQPDIVTYNALINGYDLQGKMDEAERIFQLAVSSGIKPDIISYNTLMNGYCKKGQVDEVSRLFTIIPYKGLKRNVVSYTIMLEALFREGKCEDGLKLFKEMEALQVSPNIKTYNVLLDGLCGAHRIVDAFSLLHTMEDKGIIPDIVTYNILIEGLCHDNKVTQAKDLFDELPSKGMQHNAVTYTILIGALCEEGQIEEAKDLMMQMVNKGCLPDSVTYNVFVQGLLKRNKKHDAMPLLEEMESRGFTLDKTTYSMLIEHVKREGRDGVLFDHVKKLKPNDIFSS; from the coding sequence ATGAGGTCGAACCACGCCGCCATGTTTCTGCCTAGAATTTTGTCAAATTCTTCATCTAAATTCTCCACTTTTTCCATCGCTTCTTCACATTGTCAATCATTTCTTGTAAAACCCAGATTCAATTTTGATAATGTCAGCTGCCAAATGAGACACTTCTCCGCCTATCCCAGATTCGATTTTGGATCTATACGTAAGCCTGATGATGCCGTCGCTCTATTTCGGGAAATGGTGAGGACGCAGCCGCTCCCTTATGTTTCTGTTTTCAGTAAATTGTTGAGTACTGTGGTCAAGATGAAACAATACTCTCTTGCCCTTCATTTGTTCGATGAAATGCTTCAAAGAAATGCTCCTGTAAATCACTACACGTTGAGCATTGGGATTGATTGCTACTGCCGACTGAAAAGGCCTGATTTTGGGTTTGCGATCTTAGGCATTTTTTTCAAGCGTGGGTACGAGCCTACTGTGGTAACCTTCAACATTCTCGTGAAGGGCCTTTTGTTTGTTGAAAGGATCCCAGAGGCAGCTAAATTGTTGGGGAAGCTGTCGGCCTACCAACTCTGCGAGCCCGATGATTATACGTATAATACTATAATTAATGGGTTATGCAAAGCAGGAGATATTCTACAAGCGATTGATTTGCTCTGCTCATtggaaaaaggaaaagggaGCTGCAAACCCGATGTCTATGCTTACAACATAGTCATTGATGGTCTATGCAAGGAAGGAAAGGTGGATGAAGCTCTCCAACTCTTCTCCACTTTGGGTGATAAGGGGATTTCACCCGATGTTGTGACATACAATTCAATAATTGAGGGGTTGTGCAATAGGAGAAGAATGGACGAGGCTGAAGACGTTTTGAAGAAGATGAGTGCTGATAAGGTCTACCCAGATGTGTGGACGTGTAATATCTTTGTGGATGCTTGGTGCAGAGATGGAAAGGTGGAAGAGGCCGAACATATGTTGGTATCTATGAAGGAAATTGATGTTCAGCCCGACATTGTCACATACAATGCATTGATTAATGGATATGATTTGCAAGGGAAAATGGACGAAGCCGAACGCATTTTCCAATTGGCAGTGAGCTCTGGAATTAAGCCCGATATCATAAGCTACAATACCTTGATGAACGGGTATTGCAAAAAGGGGCAAGTCGATGAAGTTTCACGTCTTTTTACCATAATTCCCTACAAAGGGTTAAAGCGCAATGTGGTTTCTTATACCATAATGCTAGAGGCCTTATTCCGTGAAGGCAAATGTGAAGACGGCTTAAAGCTTTTCAAAGAGATGGAAGCTCTACAAGTGTCTCCGAATATAAAGACTTACAATGTCTTGCTGGATGGTTTGTGCGGAGCTCATCGTATTGTTGATGCATTTTCGTTGTTGCATACCATGGAAGATAAAGGCATCATTCCTGACATTGTGACTTATAATATCCTTATTGAGGGACTATGCCATGATAATAAAGTCACACAAGCAAAGGATCTATTCGACGAGCTTCCATCCAAAGGCATGCAGCATAACGCCGTAACATACACAATCCTTATCGGTGCTCTTTGTGAAGAAGGACAGATTGAGGAGGCTAAGGATTTGATGATGCAAATGGTAAACAAAGGTTGCTTGCCTGATAGTGTGACGTACAATGTTTTTGTTCAAGGTCTTCTAAAAAGAAACAAGAAGCATGATGCAATGCCACTGTTGGAAGAGATGGAGTCAAGGGGATTCACACTTGACAAAACTACATATTCGATGCTGATTGAACATGTGAAAAGAGAAGGTAGAGATGGTGTTCTATTTGATCACGTTAAGAAACTTAAGCCAAATGACATCTTTTCTAGTTAG